TTTTAAAAAAGGTATTTTATTTTTAGGTATGTTGGCGGCTGGTTTCTTTTTTGGTGAAGCCATTATTACTCCGGCGATGTCAGTACTGTCTGCGGTCGAAGGGATCACGGTGATTAATCGCAGTTTTACACCGATGATCTTACCGATAGCTATCACGATTATTTGTGTTTTATTTGCCATTCAAAAATACGGTTCTGGAAAAATTGGGCGGCTGTTTGCACCTGTCATGTTGTTATGGTTTGGCACTATTGGTGTTTTAGGTTTACTCAGTATTATTAAAAACCCAACAGTGTTAGATGCACTTAATCCTATTTACGCCATACATTTCGCTTTTAACCACGGTGCGGCAACCTTGTTTACTTTAGGGGTCGTTGTTTTAGCCGTCACTGGTGTTGAGGCGTTGTATGCAGATATGGGGCACTTTGGTATTAAGCCTATCCGTTTAGCGTGGTTTTTCATTGTCATGCCATGCTTAGTTTTAAATTACTACGGACAAGGTGCGCTAGTGTTATCACAACAGGTGGATATTGATAACCCGTTCTTTATGTTAGCGCCAGATATGCTGCGTTTACCTTTAGTCATTCTTGCAACGTGTGCGACTGTGATTGCCTCGCAGGCTGTGATTTCAGGGATTTTTTCATTAACTCGTCAAGCTGTGAATTTAGGATTTCTACCTCCAGTGCAAATCCACCATACTTCACATCAAGAGCAAGGTCAGATCTATGTTCCCTTAGCTAACTTTTTATTGTTTTTACTTGTGATCACTGTGGTACTGACATTTGGTAGCTCAGAGCGTTTAGCGGCAGCGTATGGGATTGCAGTAACGGCAACCATGTTAATTTCTTCCTTATTTATCCTTGTGGTTGCGCGTTATTTGTGGGGATGGAAGCTAGCCTTTGTTATTCAGTATGCGGCATTCATGCTGTTATATGATGCACTATTGTTTATCGCGACATCATTGAAATTCTCTGATGGTGGTTGGCTTCCATTAACAATCGGCTCAATTGTATTTCTTTTGATGGTCACATGGTATTTAGAGCGAGAAAGGATCAGCCAATTAATTAAACAACCGTTGTCAG
This genomic window from Photobacterium angustum contains:
- a CDS encoding potassium transporter Kup, encoding MQNQKQSLWVLTCLSIGIVYGDIGTSPLYAFKAMFEGEHSIAINQANVFGILSLVFWTFVITVCIKYLALVTRASNKGEGGVLTLTSLAHSVAPPHFKKGILFLGMLAAGFFFGEAIITPAMSVLSAVEGITVINRSFTPMILPIAITIICVLFAIQKYGSGKIGRLFAPVMLLWFGTIGVLGLLSIIKNPTVLDALNPIYAIHFAFNHGAATLFTLGVVVLAVTGVEALYADMGHFGIKPIRLAWFFIVMPCLVLNYYGQGALVLSQQVDIDNPFFMLAPDMLRLPLVILATCATVIASQAVISGIFSLTRQAVNLGFLPPVQIHHTSHQEQGQIYVPLANFLLFLLVITVVLTFGSSERLAAAYGIAVTATMLISSLFILVVARYLWGWKLAFVIQYAAFMLLYDALLFIATSLKFSDGGWLPLTIGSIVFLLMVTWYLERERISQLIKQPLSAEAMVNELEQKDWPRASGTAVYFTRNEEHVPASLVNNLKYNETLHERNVLMTFKYPDQPRVHPLKRIEVKQISPSFWQMITYVGYQESLDMDQIFTACNGKGFSLHELDTVFFMSSERMKLKHTTLWHDLKARLFILLSRNALRTSERLHVPQDRLIEIGVHLEI